One window from the genome of Saccharicrinis carchari encodes:
- a CDS encoding DUF7935 family protein gives MEVFLELIRYTVPSMVMLIFTLLLVRWFLKSENDRRKQELLMGQNMNSLPMRIAAYERLTLFLERISAESIIIREQPHARTVKELQANLLKAIRTEYEHNMAMQVHLPPRTWMMVRNAKEEMIKTVNISANMVKPGDASMALGKTILEQFPNTANYHFKKALDSLKTDVQSFYNL, from the coding sequence ATGGAGGTTTTTCTTGAACTGATCAGATATACCGTGCCAAGCATGGTGATGCTTATTTTTACTTTGTTGTTGGTACGATGGTTTTTAAAAAGCGAAAATGATCGAAGGAAACAAGAATTACTTATGGGTCAGAATATGAATTCGTTACCTATGCGGATTGCGGCTTACGAAAGACTCACTTTGTTTTTGGAACGGATAAGCGCCGAATCTATCATTATACGCGAACAACCGCATGCACGTACCGTAAAAGAATTACAAGCCAACCTGCTAAAAGCCATACGTACAGAATATGAGCACAATATGGCTATGCAGGTTCATTTACCTCCCCGCACCTGGATGATGGTACGCAACGCAAAAGAAGAAATGATAAAAACGGTAAATATATCGGCCAACATGGTGAAACCGGGAGATGCCTCCATGGCACTCGGGAAAACAATCCTGGAACAATTTCCCAACACAGCAAATTATCACTTTAAAAAAGCGTTGGATAGCTTAAAAACAGATGTACAATCTTTTTATAACTTGTAA
- a CDS encoding pyridoxal phosphate-dependent aminotransferase encodes MIHISERLANVSDSATLAMSQKSRELQAQGHNIINLSIGQPDFNTPRHIKEAAKKAIDDNYSKYTPVPGLPLIREAVCAKLKRDNKLLFEPSQIVVSNGAKQSIANVLLSLVGLGDEVIVPAPYWVSYIEMVNLAQGTNVVIKAGLQQDFKITPAQLEKAITPRTKVFLFSSPSNPTGSVYSKSELKALADVFAKYPHVIVVSDEIYELINFGGKHESIAQFEEVRDRVVVVNGVSKGYAMTGWRIGYIAGPQWIAGACNKLQGQYTSGACAISQVAAAAALTQTQEPSHKMKEVFLRRRDMVVQMAREIKGMKVNVPKGAFYLFPQVDSYFGTSYEDFRVDDADSLAMYLLQKGGVATVSGAAFGSPECLRFSYAASDEQLVEAMQRIKKALEKLRKI; translated from the coding sequence ATGATACATATTTCTGAAAGATTGGCCAATGTAAGCGACTCAGCCACATTGGCCATGTCGCAAAAAAGTCGTGAATTACAAGCGCAAGGTCATAATATTATCAACCTAAGTATAGGTCAGCCCGATTTTAATACACCCCGGCATATTAAAGAGGCCGCCAAAAAAGCGATTGACGATAATTACTCAAAATATACACCCGTTCCCGGCCTGCCATTGATACGTGAGGCGGTGTGTGCCAAGTTAAAACGCGATAATAAGCTATTGTTTGAACCCTCGCAAATCGTAGTTTCTAATGGAGCTAAACAGTCCATTGCCAATGTTTTACTTAGCTTGGTAGGGCTGGGCGATGAGGTGATTGTGCCGGCTCCCTATTGGGTAAGTTATATTGAGATGGTAAATTTGGCTCAGGGTACAAATGTGGTTATAAAAGCCGGGTTACAACAGGATTTTAAAATTACCCCTGCACAGTTAGAGAAGGCCATCACACCACGTACCAAAGTATTTTTATTTAGTTCTCCGAGCAACCCTACGGGCAGTGTATATTCCAAATCTGAATTAAAAGCCCTGGCCGATGTGTTTGCCAAATATCCCCATGTTATTGTTGTTTCCGACGAAATTTATGAGCTCATTAACTTTGGAGGTAAACATGAGAGCATAGCCCAGTTTGAGGAAGTCCGCGACCGTGTGGTGGTGGTGAATGGGGTATCCAAAGGTTATGCCATGACGGGTTGGCGCATTGGTTATATAGCTGGCCCGCAATGGATAGCCGGAGCCTGTAATAAGTTACAGGGGCAGTATACATCGGGCGCATGTGCCATTTCGCAGGTGGCAGCCGCAGCCGCATTGACACAAACACAAGAACCATCCCATAAAATGAAAGAAGTATTTTTACGTCGTCGAGATATGGTGGTGCAAATGGCGCGCGAAATCAAAGGCATGAAAGTGAATGTGCCCAAAGGAGCCTTTTATCTTTTTCCGCAAGTAGATAGTTATTTTGGAACATCGTACGAGGATTTTCGGGTAGATGATGCCGATAGCTTGGCTATGTACCTCTTGCAAAAAGGAGGAGTAGCTACCGTATCGGGTGCAGCTTTCGGTAGTCCTGAATGTTTGCGTTTTTCGTATGCAGCTTCCGACGAGCAATTAGTGGAGGCCATGCAAAGGATTAAGAAAGCTTTGGAGAAATTAAGAAAAATATAA
- the yidC gene encoding membrane protein insertase YidC — MDRNSVTGMILIAIILGLFWWMNKPSEQEIEALKLRRDSIARVEALSAQEAAQKADINQQAVTQELQATPDSVLHKRKTDKFGIFSDAVDGENEFYTLENELLKVKFSSRGAKVYSVELKEFTNYKDDPLVLFDGDQNVFGFNFFYNNRILNTNDLHFTVDSDASNDSTLRFKLNLGANQFMAFDYKLSDQSYLVDFAIVQNNVDNLIQANRGGFDLDWKMDVIAQEKGRTFEIQYSGVYYKYYEDVVDDISGKSGDEDFRTPLKWIAFKDQFFSSILIAKDKFAAGKVNLNVYPEEGNSPILSTNTASLVIPHAGGMQNEKAFQFYFGPNKYKTLKKINGLDLEEIIPLGWGIFGWINKFAIIPIFNWLEGGIANYGLIILLLTLIIKLVLFPLTYKSYMSTAKMKVLKPQIDEINKKIPADKAMERQKATMALYSKAGVSPLGGCLPMMLQMPILFAMFRFFPASIELRHESFLWANDLSSYDSVLDLPFTIPFYGDHVSLFCLLMAITNIVYTKMNQEMTASTNQMPGMKAMMYMMPVMFLVFFNQYASGLSYYYFVSTLITIIQTLLIRRFIDEKAILAKLTANQKKPKKKSGFQARIEEMAKQQQLQQKSQKGKKKR, encoded by the coding sequence ATGGATAGGAACTCCGTTACGGGTATGATACTGATAGCCATAATTCTTGGGCTATTTTGGTGGATGAATAAACCCAGTGAACAAGAAATAGAAGCTTTAAAACTACGCCGCGATTCAATTGCCCGGGTCGAAGCTCTTTCGGCACAGGAAGCTGCTCAGAAGGCCGATATAAACCAACAGGCAGTAACGCAAGAATTACAGGCAACACCCGACAGTGTACTTCACAAACGTAAAACGGATAAATTTGGTATTTTTTCGGATGCCGTGGATGGAGAGAATGAGTTTTACACCCTGGAAAATGAGTTATTAAAGGTTAAGTTCTCAAGTCGTGGTGCAAAGGTTTACTCGGTAGAGTTAAAAGAATTTACCAATTACAAGGATGATCCGCTGGTGCTTTTTGATGGCGACCAAAATGTTTTTGGCTTTAACTTTTTTTACAATAATCGTATTTTAAATACCAATGATCTGCATTTTACTGTTGACAGTGATGCCAGTAACGATTCTACTTTACGGTTTAAATTAAATTTGGGAGCAAATCAGTTTATGGCTTTCGATTATAAGCTGTCGGATCAATCGTATCTCGTAGATTTTGCAATCGTGCAAAACAATGTAGATAACCTTATACAGGCCAACAGGGGAGGTTTTGATTTGGATTGGAAGATGGACGTGATAGCCCAGGAAAAGGGTCGTACTTTTGAGATTCAATATTCCGGGGTTTATTATAAGTATTACGAGGATGTGGTGGACGATATTTCAGGTAAGTCGGGCGACGAAGATTTCAGAACCCCATTAAAGTGGATTGCTTTTAAAGATCAGTTCTTTTCATCGATACTGATTGCCAAAGATAAATTTGCTGCGGGAAAAGTTAATTTAAATGTATATCCCGAAGAGGGTAATTCGCCTATTTTAAGTACCAACACGGCTTCGCTGGTGATTCCTCATGCCGGCGGAATGCAGAACGAGAAAGCTTTTCAGTTTTATTTTGGTCCAAACAAATACAAAACCCTTAAAAAAATAAACGGCCTCGACCTAGAAGAAATCATTCCCTTAGGATGGGGTATTTTTGGATGGATAAATAAGTTTGCCATCATACCCATATTTAACTGGTTAGAAGGTGGCATAGCGAATTATGGATTGATTATCCTGTTACTTACCTTGATAATTAAGCTGGTATTGTTTCCGTTGACGTATAAATCGTATATGTCAACTGCTAAAATGAAGGTGCTGAAGCCCCAGATTGACGAGATTAATAAGAAGATACCTGCCGACAAAGCGATGGAAAGGCAAAAAGCTACTATGGCATTATATAGCAAGGCGGGTGTAAGTCCTTTGGGTGGATGCCTGCCAATGATGTTGCAGATGCCTATCCTGTTTGCCATGTTCCGCTTTTTTCCTGCATCTATTGAGCTTAGACACGAGAGCTTTTTGTGGGCTAACGATTTATCCAGCTACGACTCAGTACTGGATCTTCCGTTCACCATTCCATTTTATGGCGATCACGTTAGCTTATTTTGTTTATTAATGGCAATTACCAATATTGTTTATACAAAAATGAACCAGGAGATGACGGCATCTACCAACCAAATGCCGGGTATGAAAGCCATGATGTATATGATGCCCGTAATGTTTTTGGTGTTCTTTAACCAGTATGCTTCGGGGTTGAGCTATTATTATTTTGTATCTACTTTGATAACGATAATACAAACTTTACTGATCAGAAGGTTTATCGACGAAAAAGCGATATTGGCTAAGCTTACCGCCAATCAAAAGAAACCCAAAAAGAAATCAGGTTTTCAGGCGCGTATCGAAGAAATGGCCAAGCAACAACAGCTGCAACAGAAGTCGCAAAAAGGAAAGAAAAAAAGATAG
- a CDS encoding CTP synthase: MPDTRYIFVTGGVASSLGKGIISASLAKLLQARGYRVTIQKLDPYLNVDPGTLNPYEHGECYVTEDGAETDLDLGHYERFLNVPTSQDNNVTTGRIYQNVINKERKGDYLGKTVQIIPHITDEIKRNIKLLGTKHKFDVVITEIGGTVGDIESLPYIEAVRQLKWELGNRALNIHLTFVPYLKASGELKTKPTQHSVKALLEAGVQPDVLVLRTEHELGSDIRKKVALFCNVNPGAVIQSIDVSTIYEVPVKMQEEGLDEICLEKLELPIDPAPDLKKWKQFLTKLSNATETVTIGLVGKYVELPDAYKSIIEALTHAATHHDRKVDVKLIHSENICANNVEAKLKGLDGLLVAPGFGNRGIEGKLYAARYAREHNMVFMGICLGMQSAVIEFARDVIELKDANSTEMDHATPYPVIDLMEDQKNVTDMGGTMRLGAYECTLKEGSIAHEAYGSSTARERHRHRYEFNNDFLKQFEDNGMMATGINPDTGLVEIVEVPALKWYVGVQFHPEYSSTVLNPHPLFMSFIKAAITR; encoded by the coding sequence GTGCCGGATACAAGATATATTTTTGTAACAGGGGGAGTAGCCTCGTCATTAGGTAAAGGGATTATTTCGGCTTCGCTTGCAAAGTTATTGCAAGCAAGAGGATATAGAGTTACCATCCAAAAGTTAGATCCATATTTAAATGTCGATCCGGGCACTTTAAACCCATACGAACATGGCGAGTGCTATGTAACTGAGGATGGGGCAGAAACTGATTTAGACTTGGGGCATTACGAACGTTTTTTAAACGTTCCTACTTCGCAGGACAATAACGTAACCACCGGCAGAATATATCAAAACGTTATCAACAAAGAGCGTAAGGGCGATTATCTGGGTAAAACAGTGCAGATAATACCACATATTACCGATGAGATAAAGCGTAATATTAAATTGTTGGGCACCAAGCATAAGTTCGATGTGGTGATTACCGAAATTGGTGGTACGGTGGGCGACATAGAGTCTTTACCTTATATTGAGGCAGTACGTCAGTTAAAATGGGAGTTGGGTAATCGTGCCCTTAACATACATCTAACGTTTGTACCTTATTTAAAGGCCTCGGGCGAGCTTAAAACCAAACCTACTCAGCACTCCGTTAAAGCACTGCTCGAAGCTGGTGTACAGCCCGATGTGCTGGTGCTGCGCACGGAGCATGAGCTTGGATCGGATATACGGAAAAAAGTGGCACTTTTTTGTAACGTAAATCCGGGAGCGGTTATTCAATCTATTGATGTTTCTACAATTTACGAAGTGCCTGTTAAAATGCAGGAGGAAGGCCTGGATGAGATCTGCTTGGAGAAGTTGGAACTGCCCATTGACCCGGCACCGGACTTGAAAAAATGGAAGCAATTTTTAACTAAGCTCAGCAATGCTACGGAAACGGTAACCATTGGTTTGGTGGGTAAATATGTAGAGCTGCCCGATGCTTATAAATCTATTATAGAGGCATTGACACATGCCGCCACGCACCACGACCGTAAGGTGGACGTAAAGCTGATTCACTCCGAAAACATATGTGCCAACAATGTAGAGGCAAAACTTAAGGGGCTCGATGGCCTTCTGGTAGCCCCGGGATTTGGGAATAGGGGAATTGAAGGTAAATTATATGCCGCACGCTATGCACGCGAGCACAATATGGTGTTTATGGGCATATGCCTGGGCATGCAAAGTGCCGTAATTGAATTTGCCCGCGATGTGATTGAGCTAAAAGATGCTAATTCTACCGAAATGGATCATGCCACACCCTATCCGGTTATTGATTTGATGGAAGATCAAAAAAATGTGACCGATATGGGAGGTACAATGAGACTGGGAGCCTACGAGTGTACACTAAAAGAAGGGAGTATTGCCCATGAGGCTTACGGTTCCAGTACTGCGCGCGAAAGACATAGGCACAGATACGAGTTTAATAACGATTTTTTGAAACAGTTTGAAGATAACGGAATGATGGCTACCGGTATTAATCCCGACACGGGTCTGGTAGAAATTGTGGAAGTGCCTGCTTTAAAATGGTACGTGGGCGTTCAGTTTCACCCCGAATACAGCAGTACCGTGTTAAATCCACATCCCCTGTTTATGTCTTTTATAAAGGCAGCCATTACCAGATAA
- a CDS encoding GumC family protein, translated as MQKHSDSNYSHSKAPVTESTMPDIRKIFQLFKKNWYFLLISFPLFTGLTYIYHRYTPVVYKGSVTIMLKSDEKRTVSGAEIIEGFGLSPETKSIENQTIILRSKKIVKRAIDRLDFAIDIYSNGVFKDTDMYQKSPFVITMDSSHVQLLNTPIHIEPIDESRVKISIKTENATLHTFANEKNQGASGAVTYEKIVKIGDWIDTPFCRFTIHTSSALSSQVGYYFYFRSHDWLAAAYRGKIQVSPYKEGSSIIYISSTGTNPHKINAFLDALTFVYLEQSLERKNEIAKRTIAFIETQLKQVADTLRQAQRKMIDFKRNNVFSAPTELSERLAERYFEYEKQLGLLQVSESYYTRLSKHLESEPLSDDYLLPIFSIESNAFVTSLVTELLGLHNELSLLQAQTNTHNPLLAEMNQKINLSKQNLLVALHKILKNVALEKKKIKDQMSHLAARMNDLPENERLFLDIERDYKLNDAIYTFLLQKKSETQITKASNTPDNEILDDASIVGVVSPNKSKNKQQAILLAFLLPVGIVVLKEYLNNKIRDRNDLTSLAPRTTILGYIPQYKGTGNMVIKAEPLSSTSESFRALRTKLKYLTPENGKLVLTITSTNTGEGKTFCALNLASAFAISGKKTVLVGFDLRKPRLTELFRHENEQGLSNYLIGQAQIDEIMYPGGADNFTIVPSGTIPPNPSELISGIHTQRFFTEIKEIFDVVIVDSPPIGLVADARLLLEYSDCHLFVVRANKTVKEQFKHTLQNLMDDEVPPTGIVLNDLNSKIGGYGYYSEKYYTDSKKA; from the coding sequence GTGCAAAAACATAGCGATAGCAACTATTCCCATTCAAAAGCACCGGTAACGGAAAGTACTATGCCGGATATTCGGAAGATATTTCAGCTATTTAAAAAAAACTGGTATTTTTTGCTCATATCTTTTCCATTGTTTACAGGATTAACATATATATACCACCGATATACTCCGGTTGTATACAAAGGTTCGGTAACCATAATGCTTAAAAGCGACGAAAAAAGAACGGTATCCGGAGCAGAGATCATTGAAGGGTTTGGTCTTTCGCCTGAAACAAAAAGTATTGAAAACCAAACCATTATATTACGATCAAAAAAAATAGTTAAACGCGCTATCGATAGACTCGATTTTGCTATTGACATATACAGCAACGGGGTTTTTAAAGATACAGATATGTACCAAAAAAGTCCTTTTGTTATAACCATGGACTCCTCCCACGTACAATTGCTGAATACCCCCATACACATTGAACCCATAGATGAATCGCGAGTAAAAATTAGTATAAAAACCGAAAATGCCACGCTGCACACCTTTGCCAACGAAAAAAACCAAGGTGCCAGTGGTGCCGTCACATACGAGAAAATTGTTAAAATAGGGGATTGGATAGATACGCCTTTTTGCAGGTTTACCATCCATACCTCCTCTGCTTTATCCTCCCAGGTGGGCTATTATTTTTATTTCAGATCGCACGACTGGCTGGCCGCCGCTTATCGGGGAAAGATTCAGGTAAGCCCCTATAAGGAGGGAAGCTCCATCATTTACATATCTTCAACGGGCACTAATCCCCATAAGATTAATGCTTTTTTAGATGCCCTGACCTTTGTGTATCTGGAACAAAGCCTGGAGCGTAAAAATGAAATTGCCAAAAGAACCATCGCTTTTATTGAAACACAACTTAAACAAGTGGCCGACACCTTGCGCCAGGCACAGCGTAAAATGATAGATTTTAAACGTAACAATGTGTTTAGCGCCCCTACCGAACTTTCAGAAAGACTTGCCGAACGTTACTTTGAATACGAAAAGCAACTGGGTTTGTTGCAAGTGAGCGAAAGCTACTACACCAGGCTAAGCAAGCACCTGGAAAGTGAACCGTTAAGCGATGATTATTTACTGCCCATATTTTCGATTGAAAGCAATGCCTTTGTTACTTCATTGGTTACCGAGCTCCTGGGTTTGCACAATGAGCTATCCCTGTTACAAGCACAAACCAACACCCATAATCCACTGCTGGCCGAAATGAATCAGAAAATAAATCTGAGCAAGCAAAACCTTTTAGTTGCACTACATAAAATACTAAAAAACGTAGCACTTGAAAAGAAAAAAATAAAAGATCAAATGTCACATTTGGCTGCAAGGATGAACGATTTGCCGGAAAACGAAAGATTGTTTTTAGATATAGAAAGAGATTACAAACTAAACGATGCCATCTATACCTTTCTGCTGCAAAAAAAATCGGAAACACAAATAACCAAAGCTTCCAATACACCCGACAATGAAATTTTAGATGACGCCAGTATTGTAGGTGTCGTATCGCCAAACAAATCAAAAAATAAGCAACAAGCCATTCTTTTGGCTTTCTTGCTACCCGTAGGTATCGTAGTTTTAAAGGAATATCTGAATAATAAAATCAGAGACCGGAATGATTTAACTTCCCTGGCACCGCGCACTACCATTTTAGGATATATACCTCAATATAAAGGCACAGGTAATATGGTGATTAAAGCCGAACCTTTATCGAGTACATCCGAATCGTTTAGGGCCTTGCGTACCAAGCTAAAGTATTTGACACCGGAAAACGGTAAGCTTGTTCTCACCATTACCTCTACCAATACCGGTGAGGGCAAAACTTTTTGCGCCCTTAATCTGGCATCCGCATTTGCCATTTCCGGAAAAAAAACGGTTTTGGTGGGTTTTGATCTCCGCAAGCCCAGACTTACAGAATTGTTTAGACACGAAAATGAACAGGGCTTGTCTAATTATCTGATAGGTCAAGCTCAAATAGATGAGATTATGTATCCGGGCGGTGCGGATAATTTTACCATCGTTCCTTCGGGCACTATTCCACCCAACCCCTCTGAACTCATATCCGGAATCCATACACAACGGTTCTTTACGGAAATAAAAGAGATTTTTGACGTGGTGATTGTAGATTCGCCACCCATAGGCCTGGTAGCGGATGCCCGTTTATTACTTGAATACAGCGATTGCCATCTTTTTGTTGTTAGAGCCAATAAAACGGTTAAAGAACAATTTAAACATACCCTTCAAAACCTTATGGATGATGAGGTACCTCCTACCGGCATTGTACTTAACGATTTAAATAGCAAAATAGGAGGTTACGGATATTACTCCGAGAAATATTATACCGACTCGAAAAAGGCATAA